Within Nitrospira sp. MA-1, the genomic segment TCTCCCATGGTTTCTGATCTCAGTAATCAAGCCTGCCTGGTATCCATGGTGAGCGCAAAAACCGGCGAAGGTGTCGAAGCAGCGTTTTCCGCGTTGTCCGAGGCGATGCTGAAATCCTGACGCAGGACGTGGATCGAATACGTGTCGCCTGGTGAGTATGTGTCGGTGAACTCAATCAGATTCCCGTATCCTCTCGTCATTATCAGAGATTGGTGAGACTCATGTCCGGTTCCTTACCCGATCCTGCTTTCCTCAGTGTCTTTGATGCGTTAATTTTTCAAAAAACTGCAGAACGGTTCGACCATTTGGGTGACCTTCCCAGTTGGTTTCCTCCGCCTGGCTTGAGACAGGACCCCGACTTGCCTCCTGAGCAGCTAATGGACCGTTCATTTTTTCTTCAACATTTTCTCCATGAAGCCCGGGAATGGTGGGAATCCGGCAGGACGGGACAATGTAAGTCCGGTTTATGGAGCGAACCCGCATTATTTGGGGAAGACGTCGTCCTGGAAGCCACTGCCGTCCGTCATCGGTCTCTCCGGTATGTCATTCTGCAACGCTTTGGACCCGATATCCTTCCTATCCAGCCCTTGCTGCAAAAGGCACGTGAAGAACAGCTTTCACATCGTCAGGCTGTCAACCAACATGAACGCACCGAAGCCCAACTGGGCAGTCGTTTAGCGAAAAGCGAACAAGAACGGGATGATGTGATGGCTGTGCTTGACGGTTTGGGATTGGGGACCATCATGCTCAATGCGAATCGTGCCGTGACCTTTATCAGTGGAAAGGCCAGCGAGTTATTGCAAACGGATCCGGCCAGAATGATCGGACGCACTCTTGTTGAGGGTTTTCCGTGGAAACCAGCGGATAGTGTTCGGGTCGAGGAAATGGGACGGTTGCCGAGGTCGCAACGTCAGGTTGTGCCGGTGGTGATGGATGGCAAAAACCATTCTGCAACCGCGTTGGAAGTTGAGGTTCAAGATGATCCGCGAGATCCGAGAAAAACCATTCTATTATTAAAAGATGTCAGCGAGATGGAAGCGTTGCGCCGTCAATTGGTGGGGCCAACACAATTTCACAATCTGGTTGGAAAATGTCCCGCCATGCGCGCGGTGTATGAGCGGATTGGAGACATCGCCGTGGTGGATGTGCCGGTGCTCATTGATGGGGAAACTGGGACTGGCAAAGAATTGGTTGCCCGGGCTTTGCATCAATTAAGCCCGCGTCACGAACATCCATTCTTACCCGTCAATTGCGCCGGATTGACAGATTCGCTGTTGGGGAGTCAATTGTTTGGGCACAAACGCGGCGCCTTTACCGGAGCGACGAGTGACCATGAAGGATTTTTCGAATCGGCTGAAGGCGGCACGTTATTGTTAGATGAAATCGGAGATATGCCGTTACCCATTCAGACCACCCTGCTCCGTGTGCTTCAAGAGGGAGAAATTATTCGTCTCGGGGAGTCTCGCCCACGGAAAGTGAATGTCCGGGTATTGGCGGCCACTAATCAGCCTCTTCAGGAATTGGTTGACAGGGGTGCCTTTCGTGCAGATTTACTCTATCGGATTCGTGTCGCACGATTACGGCTTCCTCCACTGCGAGAGCGCCGAGAGGATATTCCCTTGTTAAGTACGGCTTTTTTCGAAAAAAGCCGTGTCGCATTTGGCAAGATGCAGGTTCTCGGTATAGCTCCGGAAACGATGCAGCGGTTCTTACGTTATTCCTGGCCGGGGAATGTCCGTGAATTACAAGCGGCCTTGGAATATGCATTGATACATTGCCGGAGTGAAAACATCCTTCCGACCGATCTACCTCCTGAGTTGTGCGACGTTTTTCCGGCTGTTCAGTCATCGCCGTTGTTAAAACCGAATGAACGCCAGCGAATCCTTGATGCCCTGGCACAAACAAAAGGAAAACGTGCGCAAGCCGCAAAACTGGTCGGTATGAGCCGTTCTACCTTTTATCGACGTTTAACAGAGTTGAATATTGCTCACGAGGAATCGTCCATCTGATTCCGGAATTTCCGGATAACCTCTGAACCTGCGGCGGTGATTACAACCGGGATAAATGTGTTGGGTTTTCGTCGACATCGATTCCAATCGACGGTCCATCTGCCTATGGGACGGTTAAAAGGAATTTTTTTGTGACGAACCGGTTCTATATTTTACCGGTGTGTTGATTGAACTGGATACGTTTCAGGATCTGAATCTTCGTTCATCTTTCTTTTGCCTGACCGGAGTATTTTGACGAGAACGTTAAACGTTCAGAAGATCTCAATTATTTTACCGGTCGATGGGCGGTGAATTTTCATTGGCCGATTCTCTCCAATCTGACGCTATTTCATCAGCATCAAGGTTTTCTCTCCCATTAAAAAACCAGTGATTGGTATGTGACGTACCAACAGGGAATTCGTACGAATATCTGGGAAGACCTCATTTCGACTATTCAGATTAATTGGCGGTACGATAACTCCCCGGCTCCTGGAACCAAAAAAGCGGATACGCAATACATCCTGTCGCTCGGATAGGTATTTGAGTCGTAAGGTGAAGTTGTAATTGAGAGCCCGAGCATCGCAGGTGTTCAGTTCCTTACTGTTTTTCCTTTCCTGTGGTTTCTCCTCCTTCCTCTCTTTCCCTCGTGATTCAAAAATTTCCCTGAAACACTTTGAGACAATCGGATGTTTCAAAATGGGAAACTTTTTAAATTAAAAATCCAAGCAATTGAAATGTAAGGGTATTTTGTCTGGCACCATTATTGTTAGTAAAAGTTAATGAATATGGGTAATCAATGGGTAGATGGATGCCAACCAATGAAGATTCAAAACACTCATATAGTTTTTTCCATGGGTCTTTGCAGTGCACTTGGAATGTTCGCCATGTTGATTTTCACCTTGGGAATAAAACGGAGGGGCTGGAACCACAGATTGTGTGGAATGGCAAAGACATTGCCCCAAGGGTAGCCATTTATTCCGGATGTGAGGGGAAGGACCGAGAAAGGATCCCGGTCCTCAAAGTGGTCAAAAAAGCTAAGGGAGCGGTCATCACGGTGCGGAGCTATAATTTCTGAGTTATCAAGGGATGTGTTCTATCAAGCAAAATTCACATCGGATTCATATGGTCCCTGGCAAAAAGTTGCCTTGTGCTGGCTTTAGAAATGGACAAGACAAATCAGAAATCAGTGAGTCAGGCGATGGAGGGGAATCTGTCTGAACGTGAGGAGAGAATTGGACTTTTTCCAAATGGGGATTCACACATGCTGAAAAGTGAGGAATCAACTCCGAGCGGGGCGTGGTTCGACCGGACGTTTTTGCCAAGTCTTTGGGGAAAATGTGACCTTATGCGAACGACGAAAAATAAGAACTTTAATTCGAACGCCTCTTTAGGTCGCGTCGTGATCGTCAGTCGGAATGACTTAATTCGTGATTTCCTTGGGCAGATAATAAAGCTGCACGGGTATGATTGCGAATATTTTGAGGAATGGCCAAAGGTCTTGGTGGAAAAAAATGGGCAGAGCTTTGATGCCCTATTCATTGACGACCACTTTCTGGACCAATGTAAGCGTGGCTTGGGCCATGGACTTTCCTACGTCCCGGGTGCCCCTTTGGTCGTGATTTTGGGAGAGCTTCCTCCATCGGAGGATGCGGGATTTTTCCATGTGCTGAAAAAACCGTTGGATTATCGTCAGATAGGAAGAGTCATGGATGAATGTCTTTCACTGAAAACGCAAAGACGCGTATCTCCAGACGAGTAAGCGTCGGAGCGGAGCTGTTTAAAATTCTGGTCATTGTGCAAATTGCCGAGGGCGACCACTTATCCGAGTTGATCTTGACAGTTGGGGCTTTTAGAGGGGGTCTTCAACTGGAAATTGGCGAGGACAGGCTGGTCGCCCCGGGATTTTTTACGGAAGTTGATCCGTTTGTTCCATGGGCCGCAGAAGGAGTAGAGGAGAAAGGCTGGTTAGTTGAAGAACAGTGAGCCAGGAAGGATCTTGCATTTGTTCATGTGTTACGAGAGGATGATGTGCCTTTTGTGACCCCCTCAAGTGTGTAATTCTGGAGAACAAACGGTTCTATCTTTCACTCTCATAATAAGGAGGATGTAATGCTTAAAGAGTTCAAAGAGTTTGCCATGCGAGGCAATGTTGTCGATATGGCCGTCGGTGTCATTATTGGAGGGGCCTTCGGCACCATTGCCAAATCGCTGGTGGCCGATGTGTTGATGCCCCCTATTGGACTCTTGTTGGGTGGCGTTGATTTTTCCAACCTGTTTCTCACCCTTAAGGACGGAGTGCCTCCAGGGCCCTATCTGGCATTGTCCGATGCTCAGGCAGCGGGAGCGGTCACCATGAATTATGGAGTGTTTCTCAATTCGGTTATTAGCTTTCTTATTGTGGCCTTTTCCGTTTTTATGGTGATTAAAGCCATTAATCAGATGAAACGTGAAGAAAAAGAGGCCCCGCCTGCGGATCCCACAACGAAAGAATGCAAATTTTGTCAGATGACGATTCCGATAAAGGCTCTACGGTGTGGTCATTGCACCTCGGAGTTGGCCAAAACTGCCTAATGGTTCATGAGGAAATGCCCTGTCATCAAGTATAGCCTACAGATATGCGGATCCTGTGTGTTGAACGGGTTGTCCGGAAATACATTTATGTATTGGGCGCTTATTTGTAGTAAATAGCAGTTCCTCATACAGGGCGAGCCAGAAAGACGGCATTCTCAGTAAGCGGAATGCCGTCTTCGCTATGCCAAAAATTCATATTCCAATAATCAAATCTTCCCTATATCGGGTTGAACGAATTTTTCCAGAATCTGTGGAATTGGGCTTCAGGTGGAATTACGTTTTCCCCTTTGTTACGGTTGAACTCTGTGCTGGCTCTATAGCTACCTTTCGTATTCTCTCCAGAAATTAGCCATAAATTCTTTTGTCGAACAGTCCGTCACCAGAAAATACATCTGATTGGGCTAGTGGTGTATTTCCTGCTTCTCTGTGGTTTGGCTGTGGGGAGTTCTCCTATCCCCATGATCAGCCGTAATCTGATGCCGGTGTCGTGTCTGGCCATCCACAATGGTGAGCGCAACATTGTGAGCAGGTAGCATCAAATTGATGTCTGCTCTCAACGATGCTCACCGATTTCCATAGGGGAGGAAGAAGCGTTATTCACTCTTGAGAGTCAGTATGTAATTGGTGAGGTCGTTTAGCTGTTTGTCGTTTAGAGGAAATTTTGGCATGAAGGATCCTGGGGAAACGGATTGCGGATCCTTAAAATGTTGAAGATGCCAATCCCGGTCCGGTCGTCGATCGGCGACAAAAGAAAGGTCTGGGGCAACATTCACACCTTCCCCGTGAATGCGATGACAGGTTTTGCAATGGAATTGTTCCACTAAGGCAATACCTCGAACCACCGAAGGATCACGTTTGGGAACGGCATACAGGTCACGGAGGGAAATACTCAACAGGCCGAATACGATAATCAAAAAACCCAATCCCGCCCCCAATACGACCCGGCGTGAGGACGGTTGTCGCTCAGGGTTACGATCTAGAAAGGGCAGGAGCAGCAATCCGGTAAAAAAAAGTGTGGGAAGGAGCCAGGTGGCCAGAGGTCCCCATGCCCCGGGAGCATATTTGAGAAGCTGGTAAAAAAACAGAAAATACCATTCCGGGACGGGAATAAATGAATGGTCCGAAGGATCCGCCCGATCAGCCAATGGGAATTCCACGCTGAATGCCAGCAGCGATACGATTCCAAACACGACAAGCATCACCACGGCATCCATGAAGACTTGCCGTGGATAGAATGTTTCACTTCCGGCTTTGGCTTTTGCTTCATCATGAGGACCGGCAGGTCCAACCCTCCGGAGAATAAAGAGATGGAGCATGATCCCGAACATAATCGCGGCCGGAAGAAAAGCGACGTGAATCGCAAAAAACCGTGAAATGGTCAAGGCGCCAAGAGTTTCGCCTCCTCGAAGGATTTTCACGAGGAAATCACCAATAAGCGGAACGCTGCCAACCATGTTAATCCCGACCTGGGTCGCCCAATAGGCGTTTTGATCCCAGGGTAGCAAATACCCGGTGAATCCGAACCCCAACATGATGGCTAACAAGATGATCCCGACAAACCACATGAGTTCCCGAGGGCGTTTATACGCGCCGTCAAAAAAGACCTGCAACATATGGAGCCCGATGGCCATCATGACGGCCGAGGCGCCCCAATGATGCAGGCCACGGACAAACCATCCCCCCCACACTTCATGTTGAATATACTGAACGGTATCGTAGGCATGGTCAGTCGCGGGCACGTAATACACCATGAGAAACATGCCAGTGAGTGCTTGTAATCCAAAGAGGAAAAGGGTGGCGGAGCCGAAGATATAGTTCCAGCTGGCACCGCCGGGAATGGGCTCATTCAGGAGGGTTTGCTCCAGGGGCTTTAATTTCAGGCGCTGGTCGATCCACTGATACAGACGTGAGGCCATGCTTAGAGTTCAACTTTCTTCGCCAGACCGGATTTAAATTCTTCGTACTGAACGAGCAATTCGCCATTTTCTATTTTGGATGGCAGCGTGTCCAGAGGGCGTGGAGCGGGCCCTGCCTTCACGGTTCCCTCAAGGTCATAAATACTTCCATGGCAGGGGCATTTAAAGAGACGGTCCTGTTGATCCCATCGATACCCACAGCCTAAATGCGGACAGATGGGTGAAAAGACCGTCACCTCTCCATTGGACTGTTTCACCGCCCACACGCCTTTCGTGGTTTGGGTTTCCTGCCATCCATCCTTTTCGGTCATGGTGTAATCCATCGCCTTGGGTTCACCAACTGGTAATGCATCGGCTTTACCCAGTGACATCCATTCTTTCTTTCGTCGTTGAAAGGCGGGGGTGATGATGTATCCGATTAACGGGACTGCAAGGGAGATTCCGATAAGGGAGGAAATGAACACGGTGGTTTTTACAAAGAAGGACCGGCGGGTTCCCACCGGGGTGGATAAGCCATCTTCCATTTTAGGGTTCCTTTTGGATAAGCAGACAATAAGATCCCGGATTCACTTTAGGAGCGTATGCTTCATGCTGTTCACAGAAAGATATCATCGTTGGGGATGAGAACCGGAACGATGCCGTATTCAGATTAAAGACCATTTGAAAAACGCTCCCGTAAAAGGCTAGCACAGAAGCATGGATAGTCAAAATCAAAAAATTTCATCGACAGGGTCGAGTGTGGGAAGACCTGTATTTTTCAACGGGCTGACTGACACCGTCGAAGCATCAATGTATGGGAATAGGTAAAGAGGTGGTAAATGTGGGTGCGGATCTTTTCGCCAGGGGAAAATGGCTCCTCTTTCCGGACTTAGAATACGATGTTTGGCTTACTTGCGAAGCACCCGGTCTGTCAGGTTGAACACCGTTTAATATGAAGGTAAAGGTGGCCGCAGCAAAAGGCTCGAGAATTTCACACAGGGGACTTGTACCAGGTTGGAGGTGTCCTCCTACCCCAATCTCCTCCTTATCCCGAAACTGAAAGAAGGAATTACCAGTACCGGACCGGTCCGGAATCGATATGGACGAATCCCTGCCGGCCGTAATAGCCGACCCCACCCAACCGAAGCTTCACAGCGGCCCGTCGTATTTTGGAAAGTCGAACGCCGGGAATCGAGAAGTCCATTGCCTGTCCGACGGTATGAAGACTGTTTGGCGCGGCCCCTCGACCAAGGCGAATCAGCAATTTGTTGTATGAGGGCGACCGGTAGCCGGAGTAGATTTGAATTTCCTTCCCCTGTCCGACTAACTTTTCCACCTGATTCACATATTC encodes:
- a CDS encoding sigma 54-interacting transcriptional regulator, producing MSGSLPDPAFLSVFDALIFQKTAERFDHLGDLPSWFPPPGLRQDPDLPPEQLMDRSFFLQHFLHEAREWWESGRTGQCKSGLWSEPALFGEDVVLEATAVRHRSLRYVILQRFGPDILPIQPLLQKAREEQLSHRQAVNQHERTEAQLGSRLAKSEQERDDVMAVLDGLGLGTIMLNANRAVTFISGKASELLQTDPARMIGRTLVEGFPWKPADSVRVEEMGRLPRSQRQVVPVVMDGKNHSATALEVEVQDDPRDPRKTILLLKDVSEMEALRRQLVGPTQFHNLVGKCPAMRAVYERIGDIAVVDVPVLIDGETGTGKELVARALHQLSPRHEHPFLPVNCAGLTDSLLGSQLFGHKRGAFTGATSDHEGFFESAEGGTLLLDEIGDMPLPIQTTLLRVLQEGEIIRLGESRPRKVNVRVLAATNQPLQELVDRGAFRADLLYRIRVARLRLPPLRERREDIPLLSTAFFEKSRVAFGKMQVLGIAPETMQRFLRYSWPGNVRELQAALEYALIHCRSENILPTDLPPELCDVFPAVQSSPLLKPNERQRILDALAQTKGKRAQAAKLVGMSRSTFYRRLTELNIAHEESSI
- the mscL gene encoding large-conductance mechanosensitive channel protein MscL, producing the protein MLKEFKEFAMRGNVVDMAVGVIIGGAFGTIAKSLVADVLMPPIGLLLGGVDFSNLFLTLKDGVPPGPYLALSDAQAAGAVTMNYGVFLNSVISFLIVAFSVFMVIKAINQMKREEKEAPPADPTTKECKFCQMTIPIKALRCGHCTSELAKTA
- a CDS encoding cytochrome b N-terminal domain-containing protein, producing the protein MASRLYQWIDQRLKLKPLEQTLLNEPIPGGASWNYIFGSATLFLFGLQALTGMFLMVYYVPATDHAYDTVQYIQHEVWGGWFVRGLHHWGASAVMMAIGLHMLQVFFDGAYKRPRELMWFVGIILLAIMLGFGFTGYLLPWDQNAYWATQVGINMVGSVPLIGDFLVKILRGGETLGALTISRFFAIHVAFLPAAIMFGIMLHLFILRRVGPAGPHDEAKAKAGSETFYPRQVFMDAVVMLVVFGIVSLLAFSVEFPLADRADPSDHSFIPVPEWYFLFFYQLLKYAPGAWGPLATWLLPTLFFTGLLLLPFLDRNPERQPSSRRVVLGAGLGFLIIVFGLLSISLRDLYAVPKRDPSVVRGIALVEQFHCKTCHRIHGEGVNVAPDLSFVADRRPDRDWHLQHFKDPQSVSPGSFMPKFPLNDKQLNDLTNYILTLKSE
- a CDS encoding ubiquinol-cytochrome c reductase iron-sulfur subunit, producing MEDGLSTPVGTRRSFFVKTTVFISSLIGISLAVPLIGYIITPAFQRRKKEWMSLGKADALPVGEPKAMDYTMTEKDGWQETQTTKGVWAVKQSNGEVTVFSPICPHLGCGYRWDQQDRLFKCPCHGSIYDLEGTVKAGPAPRPLDTLPSKIENGELLVQYEEFKSGLAKKVEL
- a CDS encoding DUF882 domain-containing protein, with protein sequence MSQETEEIWSRRFFLKSSLAGMLILGSRLMFPESAAAHSLPEGRLRLYNAHTDERLQVTYRNQSGRYDQEALKDINYLLRCHHSKKVCQMDIQLLEYVNQVEKLVGQGKEIQIYSGYRSPSYNKLLIRLGRGAAPNSLHTVGQAMDFSIPGVRLSKIRRAAVKLRLGGVGYYGRQGFVHIDSGPVRYW